Proteins from one Mercurialis annua linkage group LG7, ddMerAnnu1.2, whole genome shotgun sequence genomic window:
- the LOC126657605 gene encoding uncharacterized protein LOC126657605: MWTHFFVFDVPKCKCGVNAKVMVAWTEKNPGQRSFRCSNRKCSFFNWYDEEYAPHIKNMLNSLKKEKEILQKEGEVIKGDLFYQKFLNERCTVLDSIAMESELEELKGNTVKMIEFEKENKKLNYEKAVFKYSLIAVVVLGLALLFVF, from the exons ATGTGGACCCATTTTTTTGTCTTTGATGTGCCGAAGTGCAAATGTGGAGTTAACGCAAAAGTTATGGTGGCTTGGACTGAGAAAAACCCCGGTCAAAGGTCCTTTCGTTGCTCAAACAGGAAG TGTAGTTTTTTTAATTGGTACGACGAAGAATATGCTCCCCACATTAAGAATATGTTGAACTCATTGAAGAAAGAAAAGGAGATACTTCAGAAGGAAGGTGAAGTCATCAAGGGGGATCTGTTTTACCAGAAGTTTTTGAATGAGAGATGCACTGTTCTTGACTCAATTGCAATGGAGTCTGAGCTTGAAGAACTGAAGGGGAACACTGTGAAAATGATTGAATTTGAGAAGGAAAACAAGAAACTGAATTATGAGAAGGCTGTGTTCAAATATTCTCTTATCGCTGTTGTTGTATTAGGCTTGGCCTTATTGTTTGTGTTTTAG